In Pseudophryne corroboree isolate aPseCor3 chromosome 7, aPseCor3.hap2, whole genome shotgun sequence, a single window of DNA contains:
- the LOC134944195 gene encoding paraneoplastic antigen Ma1 homolog, giving the protein MGMFVLLSLLIKEPLDRTLIPSMILLEGTMGRKVQIVWPEERNEEEATEAALGEDSEGLETGEPVSGGCFHTNGREVNPPATTPKVLPETQTDNVVDKVVSHLERWHYKGGYRRLRIFSGIIPVPAGEETYEMWREAAVQHSEEWQCPEHIRRQRVVERLRGPAMGVIQATRRSNPTATLKEYLEALDFSFGTLEDMGDLMARLNSTYQEHGETLTHYIYRVDRLIYKIVDRGGFSPDIVNETRLKQVLKGALTNNPVAQRLRCTMTTAKPPTLTELVKEVKIEEVQIENHEKSVRKVKVVLPTPDTIPPPMDDRLVKLIEEQDKIRRLTN; this is encoded by the coding sequence ATGGGGATGTTTGTGCTACTCTCATTACTAATAAAAGAGCCATTAGATCGAACACTCATACCAAGTATGATATTATTGGAAGGGACAATGGGAAGGAAAGTTCAGATAGTGTGGCCGGAAGAAAGGAATGAAGAGGAGGCGACAGAAGCAGCCCTAGGGGAGGACTCTGAGGGTCTGGAAACTGGGGAACCTGTGTCAGGGGGTTGTTTTCATACTAATGGACGGGAGGTGAATCCCCCTGCTACTACCCCGAAGGTTCTTCCGGAAACTCAAACAGATAATGTTGTGGATAAGGTGGTTAGTCACCTTGAAAGGTGGCATTATAAAGGAGGATACCGTCGATTAAGAATTTTTTCAGGGATCATTCCTGTTCCGGCTGGTGAAGAAACCTATGAGATGTGGCGTGAAGCTGCCGTACAACATTCAGAAGAATGGCAATGTCCAGAGCATATAAGAAGACAAAGGGTGGTCGAGAGATTACGGGGACccgcaatgggggtgattcaggcaACACGCCGGAGTAACCCTACCGCCACATTAAAAGAATACCTAGAAGCATTGGACTTTTCCTTTGGAACATTAGAAGATATGGGAGACCTGATGGCCCGGTTGAATAGCACGTATCAGGAACATGGCGAGACCCTAACCCATTACATATACCGTGTCGACCGGTTAATATATAAAATCGTGGATAGAGGGGGTTTTAGTCCGGATATAGTAAATGAGACGAGACTAAAGCAAGTGTTGAAAGGGGCCCTGACCAATAACCCGGTCGCCCAAAGACTAAGATGCACCATGACTACTGCCAAACCCCCTACATTGACCGAGTTGGTCAAAGAAGTAAAAATAGAAGAGGTGCAAATTGAGAACCATGAAAAGTCTGTTAGAAAAGTTAAAGTAGTGTTGCCCACCCCTGATACCATCCCTCCTCCCATGGATGATAGACTGGTAAAACTAATTGAAGAACAAGATAAAATAAGAAGATTGACCAATTGA